A portion of the Acidisarcina polymorpha genome contains these proteins:
- a CDS encoding ribonuclease HI family protein, with protein sequence MVQNNAENEGEELFARATKAAPVLASAGWITAYCDGGSRGNPGPSGYGVYLQDESGKPLAELSEYLGKQTNNYAEYSGLLASLNFALEHGHSRLRVVSDSELMVKQIKGQYRVNSPDLRPLYDEAKQRIARLDQFQIQHVLRGKNKDADRLANLAMDRGANRVASAPAAGSTFRAAIKAVAGSGPAKDTAPAAVKPLRGLVKGGVIHLLGGELPDGIFVRVTPESK encoded by the coding sequence ATGGTTCAAAATAACGCAGAGAACGAAGGCGAAGAACTTTTCGCCCGCGCCACAAAAGCGGCTCCTGTTTTAGCATCAGCCGGTTGGATCACCGCCTATTGTGACGGCGGGTCGCGCGGCAATCCCGGTCCCTCTGGCTATGGCGTCTACCTCCAGGACGAAAGCGGAAAACCGCTCGCTGAATTGAGCGAATACCTGGGTAAGCAAACCAACAACTACGCCGAATACTCCGGTCTGCTGGCAAGCTTGAATTTCGCCCTGGAACATGGGCATTCGCGACTGCGGGTGGTCTCCGATTCGGAGCTCATGGTCAAACAGATCAAAGGCCAGTACCGAGTCAACAGTCCCGATCTGCGCCCGCTCTACGACGAGGCCAAACAGCGTATCGCCAGGCTCGATCAGTTCCAGATCCAGCACGTTTTACGAGGAAAAAACAAAGACGCCGACCGGCTAGCTAATCTAGCTATGGATCGGGGCGCCAACCGGGTCGCGTCGGCGCCCGCCGCAGGCTCCACCTTTCGCGCAGCAATCAAGGCAGTCGCCGGGAGCGGTCCCGCAAAGGATACTGCCCCCGCAGCGGTCAAACCTTTGCGCGGATTGGTCAAGGGAGGCGTCATCCACCTTCTGGGCGGCGAATTACCGGATGGAATTTTCGTGCGGGTGACGCCCGAAAGCAAGTAG
- the purL gene encoding phosphoribosylformylglycinamidine synthase subunit PurL — protein MAAPPAPTNVTPELLAQHGITAEEYARIEAALGRVPSLTELGIYSVMWSEHCSYKSSKVHLKRLPTKSDRVVQGPGENAGIIDVGDGWGCAFKIESHNHPSYIEPFQGAATGVGGILRDIFTMNARPLAVMDSLRFGPISPGESPETASDVIRKNHTIMEGVVSGIAGYGNCFGVPNLGGETRFEPCYSGNPLVNAFALGLVRLDEIFYAKATGVGNPVIYVGAKTGRDGIHGATMASEEFKEGSEQKRPNVQMGDPFMEKLLLEACLEAMKTGAVLGIQDMGAAGLTCSTCEMGARGGVGLEIELDNIPQRATGMTSYEIMLSESQERMLLVAEKGREQEVLSVFAKWGLDATIAGEVVAENRMRVRHHGELVADIPNESLTDDAPLYHRPVGTWKAPVPLDPPAEVLAELQKPRDYTADLKKLLGSSNICSKRWVFEQYDSMVQTNTVQGPGGEAGVMRIKGTNRGLAMALAGNSRWCYLDPKLGAMHAVAEAARKVACTGATPVAATNCLNFGNPEKPEIMAQLSAAIDGIGEACKALGTPITGGNVSLYNETRGEGIYPTPVIGIVGIIDDVTKAVGSSFSNPGDVLLLIDAGGSAGHTAIQEFGSSEYAKLIVGALWGRPPYMNSWALSVEAELHRRLAALAKDGLITAAIDISDGLAVALAEGCFAQKTGVDINLIGYPTEVPSVRLFSEECSGRVIVACSPHNVEKVESAFRSGAPNIWKMGTVTDGTFRIAISVYEETDRNQFRKVDSVTYIHTDISELEAAHSGTLSSLLTEVHA, from the coding sequence ATGGCTGCTCCTCCCGCGCCCACGAACGTCACCCCCGAGCTGCTGGCGCAGCACGGCATCACCGCTGAAGAATATGCGCGGATAGAAGCGGCGCTAGGCCGGGTCCCGAGCCTCACAGAGCTGGGCATTTACTCGGTCATGTGGAGCGAACATTGCTCCTACAAATCCTCCAAAGTTCACCTGAAGCGGCTGCCAACCAAGAGCGACCGCGTAGTTCAGGGGCCGGGCGAAAACGCCGGAATCATCGATGTCGGCGACGGCTGGGGCTGCGCCTTCAAGATCGAGTCGCACAACCACCCGTCCTATATCGAGCCATTTCAGGGCGCGGCCACTGGAGTCGGCGGCATCCTGCGCGATATCTTCACTATGAACGCGCGACCACTGGCGGTAATGGATTCGCTGCGCTTCGGGCCGATTTCGCCCGGGGAGTCTCCCGAAACCGCGTCCGATGTCATTCGGAAAAATCACACCATCATGGAAGGCGTCGTCAGCGGCATCGCTGGATACGGCAACTGCTTCGGCGTGCCGAACCTCGGCGGCGAGACGCGCTTCGAGCCTTGTTATTCGGGTAATCCGCTGGTAAACGCCTTTGCGCTAGGACTGGTTCGGCTGGACGAAATTTTTTACGCGAAGGCCACAGGTGTCGGCAATCCCGTGATCTATGTTGGCGCCAAAACGGGACGCGACGGCATCCACGGCGCCACCATGGCGAGCGAAGAGTTCAAGGAAGGCTCGGAGCAGAAGCGCCCCAACGTGCAAATGGGCGACCCGTTCATGGAGAAGCTCCTGCTTGAGGCCTGCCTCGAGGCGATGAAGACCGGCGCGGTCCTCGGCATTCAGGACATGGGAGCTGCCGGTTTAACGTGTTCGACTTGCGAGATGGGCGCGCGGGGCGGGGTCGGCCTTGAGATTGAGCTCGACAACATTCCGCAGCGAGCGACTGGCATGACCTCCTACGAGATCATGCTGTCCGAGTCGCAGGAACGGATGTTGCTGGTCGCTGAAAAAGGCCGCGAGCAGGAAGTTCTCAGCGTTTTTGCCAAGTGGGGCCTCGACGCGACCATCGCCGGCGAGGTGGTAGCCGAGAACCGGATGCGCGTCCGCCATCACGGCGAACTGGTCGCCGATATACCGAATGAATCGCTGACCGACGACGCACCGCTCTACCATCGGCCAGTCGGCACGTGGAAGGCTCCGGTACCGCTCGATCCACCGGCTGAAGTTCTGGCGGAACTGCAAAAGCCCCGCGACTATACCGCGGATTTGAAGAAGCTTCTTGGCTCGTCGAACATCTGTTCCAAAAGATGGGTCTTCGAGCAGTACGACTCGATGGTTCAGACGAACACGGTGCAAGGGCCGGGTGGCGAAGCGGGCGTTATGCGGATTAAAGGAACAAATCGAGGCCTCGCGATGGCGCTGGCCGGAAACAGCCGCTGGTGTTACCTCGATCCCAAGCTCGGAGCCATGCACGCAGTCGCCGAAGCCGCCCGTAAAGTCGCCTGCACCGGCGCAACTCCCGTAGCCGCAACCAACTGTTTAAACTTCGGCAACCCCGAAAAGCCCGAGATCATGGCCCAGCTCTCCGCCGCCATCGACGGCATTGGCGAAGCTTGTAAGGCGCTCGGGACCCCGATCACAGGCGGGAATGTTTCGCTCTATAACGAAACTCGGGGCGAAGGAATCTATCCGACTCCAGTGATCGGGATCGTTGGGATTATCGACGATGTGACGAAGGCTGTTGGGTCAAGTTTTTCTAACCCAGGCGATGTACTGCTCCTCATCGATGCGGGAGGGTCCGCAGGCCACACAGCTATACAGGAATTCGGCTCCTCCGAGTATGCCAAGCTCATTGTAGGCGCGCTTTGGGGAAGGCCGCCGTATATGAACTCGTGGGCATTGTCGGTCGAAGCTGAATTGCACCGAAGACTGGCGGCGCTGGCGAAGGACGGCTTGATCACCGCCGCCATCGATATCTCAGACGGCCTGGCTGTAGCACTTGCAGAAGGTTGTTTTGCACAGAAAACCGGAGTGGACATAAACCTTATCGGTTATCCAACGGAAGTGCCTTCTGTGCGCTTATTTTCAGAGGAGTGTTCGGGGCGTGTGATCGTAGCCTGCTCGCCTCACAATGTCGAAAAAGTCGAATCCGCCTTTCGCTCGGGCGCTCCTAACATATGGAAGATGGGCACGGTGACAGACGGAACGTTCCGCATTGCAATTTCGGTCTACGAGGAAACAGATCGAAATCAATTTAGGAAGGTCGACAGTGTTACTTATATACACACCGATATATCGGAGCTAGAGGCTGCCCACTCTGGCACCCTCTCGTCCCTCCTAACCGAGGTACACGCGTGA
- a CDS encoding RNA polymerase sigma factor, with translation MATDALRLPAQIATKPRRLQSSSSMAIDARTRENENELIREAQQGSRPAFDSLVRQYDQAVLRLALHLTGSEQDAQDVHQEAFLKAYRYLGNFRFECSFYTWLYRIVTNLCLDHLRRRKSRREDQAVMVDSSGEQIDLLSNVSDDRSMANPDRELERKFLGERIKAALDTLTPRERMVFELKHYQGLKLRTIGEMLNTTEETAKNTLFRATKKLRANLATLR, from the coding sequence ATGGCCACCGACGCCCTTCGCCTTCCCGCGCAAATAGCGACCAAGCCGCGGAGGCTACAATCCTCTTCTAGCATGGCCATCGATGCCCGGACTCGCGAAAACGAGAATGAACTGATTCGCGAGGCCCAACAGGGCTCGCGGCCGGCATTCGACTCGCTGGTTCGTCAATATGACCAGGCGGTGCTGCGGCTGGCTTTGCATTTGACGGGCTCGGAACAGGATGCGCAGGATGTTCACCAGGAGGCGTTTCTCAAGGCGTACCGGTATCTCGGAAATTTTCGGTTTGAATGTTCCTTTTACACCTGGCTCTACCGGATCGTGACTAATCTCTGTCTGGATCATCTACGCCGCAGGAAGTCGCGGCGGGAAGATCAGGCGGTGATGGTTGACTCTTCGGGGGAGCAGATCGATCTGTTGAGCAATGTGTCGGACGATCGCTCGATGGCCAATCCGGATCGCGAACTGGAGCGCAAGTTCCTGGGCGAAAGAATTAAGGCAGCACTCGATACTCTCACTCCCCGCGAGCGCATGGTTTTTGAACTCAAGCATTACCAGGGTCTGAAATTAAGGACCATCGGCGAAATGCTGAACACCACGGAAGAGACCGCCAAGAATACGCTCTTCCGGGCGACAAAAAAATTAAGAGCAAATTTGGCGACTTTACGTTGA
- the mmuM gene encoding homocysteine S-methyltransferase — MKVRRQRNEISFEMTPLDQLDLSGVRVLDGGMATELEKLGCDLSGALWSARVLREAPEKIAAVHSAYLAAGADCILTASYQVSAEAYADAGLSPKDAEIAAAADLVKSVQIAEDARAGFFPSSRREVLIAASLGPYGAALHNGAEYHGNYEISLDELVAFHARRVAVLAGTSADLIAFETVPSFQEAKAIVKALAPFSEIGGWVTFTCKDESRVAHGEPISECAALLDAAPQVVAVGINCTPPNLVAALLREVRRATDKPIVVYPNSGESWNGATRTWSGTADPAGFGELAAQWVDAGAQIVGGCCRTGPAHVRTIREVLA, encoded by the coding sequence GTGAAAGTGAGGCGGCAGAGGAACGAAATCAGCTTCGAGATGACCCCACTCGACCAACTCGACCTTTCCGGCGTGCGGGTGCTGGATGGTGGCATGGCGACCGAGCTTGAAAAGCTGGGGTGCGATCTATCCGGCGCACTCTGGTCGGCGCGCGTCCTGCGGGAAGCACCGGAGAAGATAGCTGCGGTCCACTCCGCATATCTCGCTGCTGGCGCTGATTGCATCCTCACTGCCAGCTACCAAGTCTCAGCCGAGGCCTACGCGGACGCCGGACTCTCCCCGAAAGATGCTGAAATCGCCGCTGCTGCCGACCTGGTAAAGTCTGTCCAGATCGCAGAAGACGCCCGCGCCGGCTTCTTTCCGTCTTCTCGCCGCGAAGTCCTGATAGCAGCCTCGCTCGGCCCCTATGGGGCGGCGCTGCACAACGGCGCCGAGTACCACGGCAACTACGAGATTTCCCTTGACGAACTCGTGGCGTTTCATGCGCGGCGGGTGGCCGTCCTGGCGGGGACGAGTGCCGACCTCATCGCCTTTGAGACCGTCCCATCCTTTCAAGAAGCCAAGGCGATCGTCAAGGCACTCGCGCCGTTCTCGGAGATTGGGGGTTGGGTGACCTTCACCTGCAAAGATGAATCACGTGTCGCCCATGGGGAACCCATCTCGGAATGTGCCGCCTTACTCGACGCCGCGCCCCAAGTCGTCGCCGTTGGGATCAACTGCACGCCGCCAAACTTGGTGGCCGCGCTGCTCCGCGAAGTCAGGAGAGCCACGGACAAGCCGATCGTGGTGTATCCCAATTCCGGGGAAAGCTGGAATGGGGCAACACGAACATGGTCGGGCACGGCCGATCCGGCCGGGTTCGGGGAGCTGGCCGCTCAATGGGTGGATGCTGGAGCTCAGATTGTCGGTGGGTGTTGTCGTACCGGGCCGGCGCATGTGCGCACCATCCGCGAGGTTCTCGCGTGA
- a CDS encoding DUF72 domain-containing protein has protein sequence MSLKQAPGDVRIGISGWRYKGWRGVFYPKNLAQRRELEFASRRFNTIELNGSFYSLQRPSSFETWCAETPDDFVFAVKGSRYITHMLKLRNIEVPLANFFAQGVLRLGPKLGPVLWQFPPNFKFEAEKLDAFFRLLPRTQKEAAELGRLHDKRLDQRSWLEVKRSFRLRHAVEIRHDSFACDAFIQMLRHHDVGLVVADTVEWPLLMDVTADFVYCRLHGSEQLYASGYEDEALDRWARRIASWAAGGEVRDGKRAGDIDAPKRKKRDVFVYFDNDMKVRAPVDAQALQTRVKKLLEAS, from the coding sequence TTGAGTTTGAAACAAGCGCCGGGGGACGTGCGAATCGGAATATCAGGCTGGCGCTACAAGGGCTGGCGTGGTGTTTTCTATCCCAAAAACCTGGCCCAGCGACGAGAGTTGGAATTTGCCTCGCGCCGCTTCAACACCATCGAGCTGAATGGCTCTTTTTACTCGCTGCAACGACCAAGCAGCTTTGAGACCTGGTGTGCCGAGACGCCGGACGATTTTGTTTTTGCCGTCAAAGGCTCTCGCTACATCACCCATATGCTCAAGTTGCGCAACATCGAAGTTCCACTTGCGAACTTCTTCGCGCAGGGCGTCCTGCGCCTTGGTCCGAAATTGGGCCCTGTGCTGTGGCAATTTCCACCGAATTTCAAGTTCGAAGCAGAAAAGTTAGACGCTTTCTTCAGACTTCTTCCGAGGACCCAAAAGGAAGCAGCCGAACTCGGCCGTCTTCATGACAAGCGTCTCGATCAGCGGAGCTGGCTTGAGGTAAAGCGCTCCTTTCGCCTTCGCCACGCGGTCGAGATCCGCCATGACAGCTTCGCCTGCGACGCATTCATACAAATGCTTCGCCATCACGATGTGGGCCTGGTCGTAGCCGATACGGTCGAGTGGCCGCTGCTGATGGACGTGACGGCAGATTTTGTTTATTGCCGCCTGCACGGCAGCGAACAGCTTTATGCGAGCGGTTATGAAGACGAAGCACTCGATCGCTGGGCGCGCCGCATCGCGTCGTGGGCGGCCGGCGGCGAAGTTCGCGATGGGAAGAGGGCGGGTGATATCGATGCCCCGAAGCGTAAGAAGAGGGACGTCTTCGTCTACTTTGACAACGACATGAAGGTGCGAGCACCGGTCGATGCGCAAGCATTGCAAACCCGGGTCAAGAAGCTGCTGGAAGCGAGCTGA
- a CDS encoding GatB/YqeY domain-containing protein translates to MSVVKQVDQDMIAAMKARDTERLLTIRMMKTAFKNKEIDKREPLTDAEAYQILTTMIKQRRDSIEQFTKGNRPDLAAKEAGEIALIEEYMPKAAGEDEIRRLVVSTIDDLAVSGFVPGPKDMGVVMKAVQERIKEAGVRADGKLVSEAVKACLAK, encoded by the coding sequence GTGAGTGTAGTCAAGCAAGTAGATCAGGACATGATTGCGGCGATGAAGGCGCGGGATACGGAACGGCTTTTGACGATTCGCATGATGAAGACCGCTTTCAAGAACAAGGAGATCGACAAGCGTGAGCCCTTGACCGACGCCGAGGCCTACCAGATCCTCACCACCATGATTAAGCAGCGGCGGGACTCGATCGAGCAGTTCACCAAGGGCAACCGGCCCGACCTGGCAGCGAAAGAGGCCGGGGAGATCGCGCTCATCGAGGAATACATGCCCAAGGCAGCAGGCGAGGATGAAATTCGCAGGCTGGTCGTCTCCACCATCGATGACCTGGCGGTCAGTGGCTTCGTCCCCGGGCCGAAGGACATGGGGGTGGTGATGAAGGCGGTGCAGGAGCGGATCAAGGAAGCCGGAGTTCGCGCGGATGGAAAGCTCGTGAGTGAGGCGGTCAAGGCTTGCTTGGCGAAATAG
- a CDS encoding anti-sigma factor family protein, which yields MKHESQCETAQQDIALAIYGELPDDASHRLERHLSECGHCRKEMEAVQGLRQAMSLYPMLEPSPNLLTRTRLRLEEALDAVPRSGWMTKVIDRLFNGIARVQSAPAMASVLLIIGLCTGGAAGYRMGKKTAPITPHVTISQGADAAQDSLNIGAIHGIEQEPGSEDVKITYERLVPETMTGSLDSPEIRKMLLIGASSHLDTGVRSDSVALLAGECRAGHQCEAGQERDALIAALRRDKDAEVRLKALEGLQPYVGEDRNVRNVILNALRKDSDPKVRLKAVALLQPVDSDSSVRQVLHNVADTDENPYLRTVSQKMLSGLPEIQ from the coding sequence ATGAAGCACGAATCACAGTGCGAAACCGCGCAGCAGGATATTGCGCTGGCGATCTACGGGGAATTGCCCGATGACGCCAGTCACCGATTAGAACGCCACCTTTCCGAATGCGGGCATTGTCGAAAGGAGATGGAAGCCGTCCAGGGACTCCGTCAGGCAATGTCGCTTTACCCGATGCTGGAGCCCTCTCCGAATCTGCTGACGCGCACCCGGCTTCGGCTGGAAGAGGCGCTGGATGCGGTTCCCCGCAGTGGTTGGATGACGAAGGTCATTGACCGGCTTTTTAATGGCATCGCCCGCGTCCAGTCCGCCCCGGCGATGGCCTCGGTATTGCTGATCATTGGACTGTGCACGGGCGGCGCTGCAGGGTATCGGATGGGGAAGAAAACCGCTCCCATCACGCCTCACGTAACGATCTCCCAAGGTGCCGATGCTGCTCAGGACAGCTTGAATATCGGTGCTATTCACGGGATCGAGCAAGAGCCGGGGTCGGAGGATGTGAAGATCACCTATGAACGGCTGGTTCCGGAGACGATGACCGGTTCGCTCGACAGTCCCGAGATACGGAAGATGCTGCTGATTGGCGCATCGAGCCATCTGGATACCGGTGTCCGCTCTGATTCAGTGGCGTTGCTGGCCGGAGAGTGCCGGGCCGGGCATCAGTGCGAAGCCGGCCAGGAGCGCGATGCACTTATAGCTGCTTTGCGGCGCGATAAAGACGCCGAAGTGCGGCTCAAGGCGCTTGAAGGCTTACAGCCCTATGTGGGAGAGGACAGGAACGTTCGCAATGTGATTTTGAACGCTTTGCGAAAAGACTCCGATCCCAAGGTCCGGCTTAAAGCAGTCGCTCTATTGCAGCCGGTCGATAGCGACAGCAGCGTTCGCCAGGTGCTCCACAATGTGGCCGATACCGACGAGAACCCCTATCTGCGTACGGTTTCGCAGAAGATGCTCAGCGGTCTGCCGGAGATACAGTAA
- a CDS encoding acetate/propionate family kinase, translated as MPIILALNPGSNSLKFDLVEVHDKQQCASLGDKLLSGNIDDIGKKTTLKLIRDGEQIAETEGDFGDFHQATEQVIHTLETADFERVPKLEGVDLAAVRVVHGGDSFTAAVKFTDDVARTIESHEKLAPLHNANSLEIIRAVQKKAPTLPIGVAFDTAFHHSLPEHAWRYPIERKLADRYGIRKYGFHGLSHLYMLEQYAHLTSRPPDRISAVTMHLESGSSVAAIQNGESVDTSMGFTPLEGLMMGTRCGSIDAAIVGFLIKEAQMTADEVMKVLEKESGLLGISGKSLDTRILRKSNEEASKLALEMFGYRARQFVGASLATLGEAEALIFGGGIGENTPEVRLNVCDGLKGWGVVLDEDKNWATSDGDVLISDPSSKIAIWVIHSEEGLQLAHECAHI; from the coding sequence ATGCCGATCATCCTGGCTCTAAATCCGGGCAGCAACTCGCTGAAGTTCGACCTGGTTGAAGTTCACGACAAGCAGCAGTGCGCGAGCTTAGGTGACAAGCTGTTGAGCGGAAACATTGATGATATTGGCAAGAAGACCACGCTCAAGTTGATTCGAGATGGAGAGCAGATCGCCGAGACAGAGGGAGACTTTGGCGATTTTCACCAAGCCACCGAACAGGTCATTCACACCTTAGAAACCGCAGACTTCGAGAGAGTTCCCAAACTAGAAGGGGTCGACCTGGCAGCGGTACGGGTTGTCCATGGTGGTGACAGCTTCACCGCAGCAGTGAAATTTACAGACGATGTAGCGCGGACGATCGAGAGTCATGAGAAGCTGGCGCCGTTGCATAATGCCAACTCTCTCGAAATCATTCGCGCGGTTCAGAAAAAAGCGCCTACGTTGCCGATCGGTGTGGCCTTCGACACTGCCTTTCACCATAGCTTGCCCGAACATGCGTGGCGCTACCCGATCGAACGGAAGCTTGCCGACCGGTACGGCATTCGCAAGTATGGTTTTCATGGGCTGTCGCATCTCTACATGCTGGAGCAGTACGCACACTTGACCTCAAGGCCTCCAGACCGGATTTCGGCAGTCACCATGCACCTTGAGAGCGGTTCTTCGGTCGCCGCGATCCAAAACGGAGAATCTGTGGACACGTCGATGGGCTTCACTCCGCTCGAGGGACTGATGATGGGAACCCGTTGTGGGAGCATCGATGCGGCCATTGTGGGCTTCCTCATCAAAGAGGCGCAGATGACCGCGGACGAAGTGATGAAGGTGCTGGAGAAGGAATCCGGTCTGCTCGGTATCTCGGGGAAGAGTCTCGATACTCGCATTCTTCGCAAATCGAATGAGGAGGCCTCCAAGCTGGCGCTCGAAATGTTCGGCTATCGGGCCAGACAGTTCGTGGGCGCCTCCCTAGCGACGCTTGGTGAGGCGGAAGCCCTTATCTTCGGCGGAGGCATCGGGGAAAACACGCCCGAAGTTCGGCTCAATGTTTGTGATGGCCTAAAGGGATGGGGTGTGGTGCTGGACGAAGATAAGAATTGGGCGACCAGCGACGGAGACGTGCTCATCAGTGATCCTTCCTCGAAGATCGCTATTTGGGTCATTCATTCCGAAGAGGGCCTGCAACTTGCCCATGAATGCGCACACATATGA
- a CDS encoding UdgX family uracil-DNA binding protein (This protein belongs to the uracil DNA glycosylase superfamily, members of which act in excision repair of DNA. However, it belongs more specifically to UdgX branch, whose founding member was found to bind uracil in DNA (where it does not belong), without cleaving it, appears to promote DNA repair by a pathway involving RecA, rather than base excision.), producing the protein MNAHTYEFPLLANSVAAKRILYRNGEFMPGLTGESAAPFVPEDHSLAVLREAIKQCRGCDLYKHATQAVFGEIEDKGGHKRPNVSIMMIGEQPGDREDVEGRPFVGPAGKLLDRCLKEAAIDRLEVYITNAVKHFKWEPRGKLRLHKKPSLTEIRACRPWLDAEIDAMRPSLIVCLGATSAQGLLGSNFKVTVDHGVVQQLIGLPPIIATLHPSAILRAATEEDGQRQTETLVNDLREAKRVLSSLPAAS; encoded by the coding sequence ATGAATGCGCACACATATGAATTCCCGCTGCTGGCGAACTCCGTTGCTGCGAAGAGAATCCTATACCGGAATGGAGAGTTTATGCCTGGCTTGACTGGAGAAAGTGCCGCGCCATTTGTCCCGGAAGACCACTCGCTGGCCGTGTTGCGGGAAGCGATAAAGCAGTGCCGAGGCTGCGATCTCTATAAACATGCCACCCAGGCAGTATTCGGCGAGATAGAAGACAAAGGTGGGCACAAGCGACCGAATGTTTCGATCATGATGATCGGCGAACAACCAGGTGACCGCGAAGACGTGGAAGGAAGACCGTTCGTCGGCCCCGCCGGAAAGCTCCTTGATCGCTGCTTGAAGGAGGCGGCAATCGACCGGCTGGAGGTCTACATTACGAATGCAGTCAAGCATTTCAAGTGGGAGCCTCGCGGTAAATTGCGCCTCCACAAGAAGCCTTCGCTGACTGAAATTCGGGCCTGCCGGCCGTGGCTCGACGCGGAGATTGATGCGATGCGCCCAAGCCTGATCGTCTGTCTCGGAGCGACTTCCGCTCAGGGTTTGTTGGGTTCAAACTTCAAAGTGACTGTTGACCATGGAGTTGTACAGCAACTGATCGGGCTCCCTCCGATCATTGCCACCCTTCATCCCTCGGCAATCTTGCGCGCGGCTACTGAAGAGGACGGCCAGAGGCAGACGGAAACGCTCGTGAATGATCTTCGTGAGGCGAAGCGCGTTCTCAGCTCGCTTCCAGCAGCTTCTTGA